One Streptomyces mobaraensis NBRC 13819 = DSM 40847 DNA segment encodes these proteins:
- a CDS encoding deoxyribonuclease IV yields the protein MSGAVTAGIPRNPVGGHVPVAGGLARTGLPYAREIGAEAVQVFVANPRGWATPPGSPPQDEEFRAGCAAAGLPVYVHAPYLINFGSHTEATAERSVDSLRHSLRRGRRIGARGVVVHTGSATGGRPRAEALAQVGERLLPLLDELTHDDDPRLLLEPTAGQGASLCSWIADLGPYFDVLDHHPKLGVCLDTCHLFAAGHDLAAPGGMKAALDELVSVVGPGRLGLIHANDSKDVVGAHKDRHENIGAGHIGAAPFADLFSHPETAGVPLTIETPGGKDGHAADVARLKGLRG from the coding sequence ATGTCCGGCGCTGTGACGGCGGGCATACCCCGCAACCCCGTCGGCGGTCACGTCCCGGTGGCCGGCGGGCTGGCCCGCACCGGCCTGCCGTACGCCCGCGAGATCGGCGCCGAGGCCGTGCAGGTCTTCGTCGCCAACCCGCGCGGCTGGGCGACCCCGCCCGGCAGCCCGCCGCAGGACGAGGAGTTCCGCGCGGGCTGCGCGGCGGCCGGACTGCCGGTGTACGTCCACGCGCCGTACCTGATCAACTTCGGTTCCCACACGGAGGCGACCGCCGAACGGTCCGTGGACTCCCTCCGCCACTCCCTCCGCCGAGGCCGCCGGATCGGAGCCCGCGGCGTCGTCGTCCACACCGGCTCCGCCACCGGCGGCCGCCCGCGCGCCGAGGCCCTGGCCCAGGTGGGCGAACGCCTGCTGCCGCTCCTCGACGAGCTGACGCACGACGACGACCCCCGCCTCCTCCTGGAGCCCACGGCCGGCCAGGGCGCGTCCCTCTGCTCCTGGATCGCCGACCTGGGCCCCTACTTCGACGTCCTCGACCACCACCCGAAGCTCGGCGTCTGCCTCGACACGTGCCACTTGTTCGCGGCCGGCCACGATCTCGCCGCTCCCGGCGGCATGAAGGCGGCCCTCGACGAACTCGTCTCGGTCGTGGGGCCGGGGCGGCTCGGCCTCATCCACGCGAACGACTCGAAGGACGTGGTCGGGGCGCACAAGGACCGGCACGAGAACATCGGGGCCGGGCACATCGGGGCGGCCCCGTTCGCCGACCTGTTCTCCCACCCTGAGACGGCGGGCGTCCCGCTGACGATCGAGACGCCGGGCGGGAAGGACGGGCACGCGGCGGATGTGGCACGGCTGAAGGGGTTGCGGGGCTGA
- a CDS encoding sulfite oxidase-like oxidoreductase: MGQSGQSESREGEHLQLPPGQRLQRGWPVTHYGPVPRFRPERWEFRVFGATADGDKHCWTHEEFSALPYTTVVADLHCVTKYSVLDAEWGGVATRTILELAPPAPDVTHVMVWAEYGYSSNLRLSDFASERSIFATHKDGELLTAEHGFPVRLAVPHLYAWKGPKWVRGVEYMTADRRGFWEERGYHNVGDPWREQRYSYQEVPGDGPEL; this comes from the coding sequence ATGGGTCAGTCGGGTCAGTCGGAAAGCCGCGAAGGGGAGCATCTCCAGCTGCCTCCGGGGCAGCGCCTCCAGCGTGGCTGGCCGGTGACCCACTACGGGCCCGTGCCGCGGTTCCGGCCGGAACGGTGGGAGTTCCGGGTCTTCGGCGCGACCGCCGACGGCGACAAGCACTGCTGGACGCACGAGGAGTTCTCGGCCCTGCCGTACACGACGGTCGTCGCCGACCTGCACTGCGTCACCAAGTACAGCGTCCTCGACGCCGAGTGGGGCGGCGTCGCCACCCGTACGATCCTCGAACTCGCGCCGCCCGCGCCCGACGTCACCCACGTCATGGTCTGGGCCGAGTACGGCTACAGCTCCAACCTGCGCCTCTCCGACTTCGCCTCCGAGCGCTCGATCTTCGCCACGCACAAGGACGGTGAGCTGCTCACCGCCGAGCACGGGTTCCCGGTGCGGCTCGCGGTGCCGCACCTGTACGCGTGGAAGGGGCCGAAGTGGGTCCGCGGGGTGGAGTACATGACCGCGGACCGGCGGGGGTTCTGGGAGGAGCGCGGGTACCACAATGTGGGGGATCCGTGGCGGGAGCAGCGGTATTCGTACCAGGAGGTACCGGGGGACGGGCCCGAGCTTTAG
- the bfr gene encoding bacterioferritin, translating to MQGDPEIIEFLNEQLTGELTAINQYFLHAKMQEHHGWTKIAEHTRAESFDEMRHAEVLTDRIIFLEGLPNYQRLFHVRVGQTITEMFQADRQVEVEAIDRLRRGVEVMRAKGDITSANIFESILADEEDHIDYLDTQLELIEKLGEPLYLAQYIEQSSGEASH from the coding sequence ATGCAGGGCGACCCGGAGATCATCGAATTCCTCAACGAACAGCTGACGGGCGAGCTGACCGCCATCAACCAGTACTTCCTGCACGCGAAGATGCAGGAGCACCACGGCTGGACCAAGATCGCGGAGCACACGCGGGCCGAGTCGTTCGACGAGATGCGGCACGCCGAGGTCCTCACGGACCGGATCATCTTCCTGGAGGGGCTGCCCAACTACCAGCGGCTGTTCCACGTCCGCGTCGGACAGACGATCACCGAGATGTTCCAGGCCGACCGGCAGGTCGAGGTGGAGGCCATCGACCGGCTGCGGCGCGGGGTGGAGGTGATGCGGGCCAAGGGCGACATCACGTCGGCCAACATCTTCGAGTCGATCCTCGCGGACGAGGAGGACCACATCGACTACCTCGACACCCAGCTGGAGCTGATCGAGAAGCTGGGCGAGCCGCTGTACCTGGCGCAGTACATCGAGCAGTCGAGCGGCGAGGCGTCGCACTGA
- a CDS encoding bacterioferritin-associated ferredoxin yields MYVCSCFGITEQQVREHADNGACTPRQIASACKAGTDCGSCVRRIQALLGRGACPRRELVDQGSRDPLGAEANGPVPSVPSIPPAPPVVPPANGIVRAA; encoded by the coding sequence GTGTACGTCTGCTCGTGCTTCGGCATCACGGAGCAGCAGGTGCGTGAGCACGCGGACAACGGCGCGTGCACACCCCGGCAGATCGCGTCGGCCTGCAAGGCGGGCACGGACTGCGGGAGCTGTGTGCGGCGCATCCAGGCCCTGCTGGGGCGCGGTGCCTGCCCGCGGCGGGAACTGGTGGACCAGGGCTCCCGTGATCCGCTGGGCGCCGAGGCGAACGGGCCGGTCCCTTCCGTCCCGTCCATCCCGCCCGCGCCACCGGTGGTGCCGCCCGCGAACGGGATCGTCCGCGCGGCCTAG
- a CDS encoding class II 3-deoxy-7-phosphoheptulonate synthase, protein MTVNAEIHAGGNTWRSLPAAQQPDWPDSEALRDVIAELESYPPLVFAGECDQLRQRLAAVARGEAFLLQGGDCAEAFDAVGADQIRNKLKTLLQMGAVLTYAGSVPVVKVGRIAGQYSKPRSKPTETRDGVTLPTYRGDSVNGFAFTPEARTPDPQRLKRMYQASASTLNLVRAFTTGGYADLRQVHAWNQDFVRSSPSGQRYEQLAREIDRAMNFMNACGVDPEEFKTVEFYASHEALILDYESALTRVDSRTGRLYDVSGHMVWIGERTRQLDGAHIEFASKIRNPIGVKLGPTTTPEEALTLIERLDPEREPGRLTFITRMGADKIRDKLPTLVEKVTASGAQVAWVSDPMHGNTFEAASGHKTRRFDDVLDEVKGFFEVHKALGTHPGGIHVELTGDDVTECVGGGDEIFVDDLHQRYETACDPRLNRSQSLDLAFLVAEMYRDQ, encoded by the coding sequence GTGACCGTGAACGCTGAAATCCACGCCGGTGGCAACACCTGGCGCTCCCTGCCCGCGGCGCAGCAGCCTGACTGGCCGGACTCCGAGGCTCTGCGCGATGTGATCGCCGAGCTCGAGTCCTATCCGCCCCTCGTCTTCGCCGGTGAGTGCGACCAGCTGCGTCAGCGTCTGGCCGCCGTGGCCCGGGGCGAGGCGTTCCTGCTCCAGGGCGGCGACTGCGCCGAGGCGTTCGACGCGGTCGGCGCGGACCAGATCCGCAACAAGCTCAAGACGCTGCTCCAGATGGGGGCGGTGCTGACGTACGCCGGTTCCGTGCCGGTCGTCAAGGTCGGCCGGATCGCCGGCCAGTACAGCAAGCCGCGCTCCAAGCCGACCGAGACCCGGGACGGCGTCACCCTGCCGACCTACCGGGGCGACTCGGTCAACGGCTTCGCCTTCACGCCCGAGGCCCGGACCCCGGACCCGCAGCGGCTGAAGCGGATGTACCAGGCGTCGGCGTCCACGCTGAACCTGGTGCGCGCCTTCACCACCGGCGGCTACGCGGACCTGCGCCAGGTGCACGCCTGGAACCAGGACTTCGTCCGCTCCTCGCCCTCCGGCCAGCGCTACGAGCAGCTGGCACGGGAGATCGACCGGGCGATGAACTTCATGAACGCCTGCGGGGTGGACCCGGAGGAGTTCAAGACGGTCGAGTTCTACGCCTCCCACGAGGCGCTGATCCTGGACTACGAGTCGGCGCTCACCCGCGTCGACTCGCGGACCGGCCGGCTCTACGACGTGTCGGGCCACATGGTGTGGATCGGCGAGCGCACCCGGCAGCTGGACGGGGCGCACATCGAGTTCGCGTCGAAGATCCGCAACCCGATCGGGGTGAAGCTGGGTCCGACGACCACGCCCGAGGAGGCCCTGACCCTCATCGAACGGCTCGACCCGGAGCGCGAGCCGGGCCGGCTGACCTTCATCACCCGGATGGGCGCGGACAAGATCCGCGACAAGCTGCCCACCCTGGTGGAGAAGGTCACGGCGTCCGGCGCCCAGGTGGCGTGGGTCTCCGACCCGATGCACGGCAACACCTTCGAGGCGGCCTCGGGCCACAAGACCCGCCGTTTCGACGACGTGCTGGACGAGGTCAAGGGCTTCTTCGAGGTCCACAAGGCGCTCGGCACCCACCCGGGCGGCATCCACGTCGAGCTCACCGGCGACGACGTCACCGAGTGCGTGGGCGGTGGCGACGAGATCTTCGTCGACGACCTCCACCAGCGGTACGAGACGGCCTGCGACCCGCGGCTGAACCGCAGCCAGTCGCTGGACCTGGCTTTCCTGGTCGCGGAGATGTACCGGGACCAGTAA
- a CDS encoding trp operon leader peptide — MYAHSNQNWWWTAHPAAH, encoded by the coding sequence ATGTACGCGCACAGCAACCAGAACTGGTGGTGGACCGCTCATCCGGCGGCCCACTGA
- a CDS encoding phenazine-specific anthranilate synthase component I, with translation MPDTTATLLTRLTAPGHPPFALLHRRAPGLAGDTVELLTGPVTEAARLADIALPDGPPAPGAPAHDALALVPFRQLRERGFEVHDDGTPLLVLYPEETYALPLADVLAALPAHEVRVEGGAFDVGDEEYARIVERVVRDEIGTGEGADFVVRRTFEGEVHGFTASDALALFRRLLSGERGAYWTYVVHTGDRTLVGASPEVHVRMSGGTVVMNPISGTYRYPAEGPSAEGLLAFLHDRKEVEELSMVVDEELKMMCTVGDRGGVVIGPRLREMAHLAHTEYELRGRSSLDVREVLKETMFAATVTGSPVENACRVIRRHETGGRGYYAGALALIGRDAAGARTLDSPILIRTADIDRRGRLRLSVGATLVRHSDPRGEVAETHAKAAAVLAALGVRPGGGRPVAGVSARLADDPRVRAALDARRADLAPFWLRMRDPVAGTASGHALVVDAEDTFTAMLAHLLRASGLAVTVRRFDEPGLREAALAHEGPVVLGPGPGDPSAADPRMRLLRALTADLLAGHRHGVLGVCLGHELIAAELGLDIVRKTVPFQGAQERIDFFGVPETVGFYNTFTARCDAAAAAELAAHGVEVAVHAMTREVHALRGPGFAGVQFHPESVLTLDGVGVVGRLLAAVGVPQSRPFADSRGQAPRTP, from the coding sequence GTGCCCGACACGACCGCGACTCTCTTGACCCGGCTCACCGCCCCGGGCCACCCGCCGTTCGCCCTGCTCCACCGCCGCGCCCCGGGCCTGGCCGGCGACACCGTCGAACTGCTCACCGGCCCCGTCACGGAGGCCGCGCGCCTGGCCGACATCGCGCTGCCGGACGGCCCGCCCGCGCCGGGCGCTCCGGCGCACGACGCGCTGGCCCTCGTCCCGTTCCGGCAGCTGCGCGAGCGCGGCTTCGAGGTCCACGACGACGGGACGCCGCTGCTCGTCCTGTACCCCGAGGAGACGTACGCGCTGCCGCTCGCGGACGTCCTCGCCGCGCTGCCCGCGCACGAGGTGCGGGTGGAGGGCGGCGCGTTCGACGTCGGCGACGAGGAGTACGCGCGGATCGTCGAGCGGGTCGTCCGGGACGAGATCGGCACCGGCGAGGGGGCGGACTTCGTCGTCCGCCGCACCTTCGAGGGGGAGGTCCACGGCTTCACGGCGTCCGACGCGCTCGCCCTCTTCCGCCGGCTGCTGTCCGGCGAGCGCGGCGCGTACTGGACGTACGTCGTGCACACCGGCGACCGGACGCTGGTCGGGGCGAGCCCCGAGGTCCATGTGCGGATGTCCGGTGGCACGGTGGTGATGAACCCGATCAGCGGCACCTACCGCTACCCCGCCGAGGGGCCGTCCGCCGAGGGGCTGCTCGCCTTCCTCCACGACCGCAAGGAGGTGGAGGAGCTGTCCATGGTCGTGGACGAGGAGCTGAAGATGATGTGCACCGTCGGCGACCGGGGCGGCGTGGTGATCGGCCCGCGGCTGCGGGAGATGGCCCACCTCGCGCACACCGAGTACGAACTGCGGGGACGGTCGTCGCTGGACGTACGGGAGGTGCTGAAGGAGACGATGTTCGCGGCGACGGTCACCGGGTCGCCGGTGGAGAACGCCTGCCGCGTCATCCGCCGCCACGAGACCGGCGGACGCGGCTACTACGCGGGCGCGCTCGCCCTCATCGGCCGCGACGCGGCCGGCGCCCGCACCCTGGACTCGCCCATCCTCATCCGCACCGCCGACATCGACCGGCGCGGCCGGCTGCGGCTCTCCGTCGGCGCCACCCTCGTCCGGCACTCCGACCCGCGCGGCGAGGTGGCCGAGACGCACGCGAAGGCGGCGGCCGTCCTGGCGGCACTCGGCGTCCGGCCGGGTGGCGGACGCCCGGTCGCCGGTGTTTCCGCCCGGCTCGCCGACGACCCGCGGGTCCGGGCGGCGCTCGACGCGCGGCGGGCCGACCTGGCGCCGTTCTGGCTGCGGATGCGGGACCCCGTCGCGGGCACGGCCTCCGGGCACGCGCTCGTCGTCGACGCCGAGGACACGTTCACGGCGATGCTCGCCCACCTGCTCCGGGCCTCCGGCCTCGCCGTCACCGTCCGCCGCTTCGACGAGCCCGGCCTGCGCGAGGCGGCCCTCGCCCACGAGGGCCCGGTCGTCCTGGGCCCCGGCCCCGGCGACCCGTCCGCCGCCGACCCCCGTATGCGCCTGCTGCGCGCGCTGACCGCCGACCTCCTCGCCGGCCACCGGCACGGCGTCCTCGGCGTCTGCCTCGGCCATGAACTCATCGCCGCCGAGCTGGGGTTGGACATCGTCCGGAAGACCGTGCCCTTCCAGGGCGCCCAGGAGCGGATCGACTTCTTCGGGGTGCCGGAGACGGTGGGCTTCTACAACACCTTCACGGCGCGCTGCGACGCCGCCGCCGCGGCGGAGCTGGCGGCGCACGGCGTCGAGGTCGCGGTGCACGCCATGACCCGCGAGGTCCACGCCCTGCGCGGGCCCGGCTTCGCGGGGGTGCAGTTCCATCCGGAGTCGGTGCTGACGCTGGATGGTGTGGGGGTGGTGGGGCGGCTGCTGGCCGCGGTGGGTGTGCCCCAGTCCCGCCCCTTCGCCGATTCCCGGGGGCAAGCCCCCCGGACCCCCTGA
- a CDS encoding 6-phosphofructokinase: MRVGVLTGGGDCPGLNAVIRAVVRKGVQDHQYEFTGFRDGWRGPLTGAAVPLDIPAVRGILPRGGTVLGSSRTNPFKERDGVRRIRENLAALGVDALIAIGGEDTLGVAARLWEQHGIPCVGVPKTIDNDLAATDYTFGFDTAVNIATEAIDRLHTTAESHMRVLVVEVMGRHAGWIALHSGLAGGANVILIPERRFDLDEVCGWVTSRFRASYAPIVVVAEGAMPVDGDLVLKDASAGLDSFGHVRLSGVGEWLAKEIERRTGKEARTTVLGHIQRGGTPSAFDRWLATRFGLHAIAAVREGEFGRMVALRGTEIVRVPLAEATACLKTVPAERYEEVRVLFG; encoded by the coding sequence ATGCGCGTCGGAGTGCTGACCGGCGGGGGCGACTGCCCCGGGCTCAACGCGGTCATCCGGGCCGTCGTCCGCAAGGGCGTCCAGGACCACCAGTACGAGTTCACCGGCTTCAGGGACGGCTGGCGCGGGCCGCTGACCGGCGCCGCCGTCCCCCTCGACATCCCGGCCGTGCGCGGCATCCTGCCCCGCGGCGGTACCGTGCTCGGCTCCTCGCGGACCAACCCCTTCAAGGAGCGCGACGGCGTCCGCAGGATCCGCGAGAACCTGGCCGCCCTCGGCGTCGACGCCCTCATCGCCATCGGCGGCGAGGACACCCTCGGCGTCGCCGCCCGCCTCTGGGAACAGCACGGCATCCCGTGCGTCGGCGTCCCCAAGACCATCGACAACGACCTCGCCGCCACCGACTACACCTTCGGCTTCGACACCGCCGTCAACATCGCCACCGAGGCCATCGACCGGCTGCACACCACCGCCGAATCCCATATGCGCGTCCTCGTCGTCGAGGTCATGGGCCGGCACGCGGGCTGGATCGCCCTCCACTCCGGCCTCGCCGGCGGCGCCAACGTCATCCTCATCCCCGAGCGGCGGTTCGACCTCGACGAGGTCTGCGGGTGGGTGACGTCGCGCTTCCGGGCCAGTTACGCGCCCATCGTGGTGGTGGCGGAGGGGGCCATGCCGGTTGATGGGGACCTCGTCCTGAAGGACGCCTCCGCCGGGCTCGATTCGTTCGGGCACGTCCGGCTGTCCGGGGTGGGGGAGTGGCTCGCCAAGGAGATCGAGCGGCGGACCGGGAAGGAGGCGCGGACCACGGTGCTGGGGCACATCCAGCGGGGCGGGACGCCCAGCGCGTTCGACCGGTGGCTGGCGACGCGGTTCGGGCTGCACGCGATCGCCGCGGTGCGAGAGGGGGAGTTCGGGCGGATGGTGGCGCTTCGGGGGACGGAGATCGTGCGGGTGCCTCTGGCTGAGGCGACGGCTTGTTTGAAGACGGTGCCGGCTGAGCGGTATGAGGAGGTGCGGGTGCTTTTCGGCTGA
- a CDS encoding response regulator: MTVAAEQAVKVMVVDDHPMWRDAVARDLAAAGFDVVATAGDGPQAVRRARAAAPDVLVLDLNLPGLPGVAVCKELVGENPALRVLVLSASGEHADVLEAVKSGATGYLVKSASTEELLAAVRSTAAGDPVFTPGLAGLVLGEYRRLAAEPAPAAPAPGSSAPEAPRLTDRETQVLRLVAKGLSYKQIAERLVISHRTVQNHVQNTLGKLQLHNRVELVRYAIERGLDDA; the protein is encoded by the coding sequence ATGACGGTCGCCGCGGAACAGGCCGTGAAGGTGATGGTGGTCGACGACCACCCGATGTGGCGCGACGCCGTCGCCCGGGACCTCGCCGCCGCCGGGTTCGACGTGGTCGCCACCGCGGGCGACGGCCCCCAGGCCGTCCGGCGCGCCCGGGCCGCCGCCCCCGACGTGCTCGTCCTCGACCTCAACCTGCCCGGCCTGCCCGGCGTCGCCGTCTGCAAGGAGCTCGTCGGCGAGAACCCCGCGCTGCGCGTCCTCGTCCTCTCCGCGAGCGGCGAGCACGCCGACGTCCTGGAGGCCGTGAAGTCCGGCGCCACCGGCTACCTGGTCAAGTCCGCCAGTACGGAGGAACTGCTCGCCGCCGTCCGCAGCACCGCCGCCGGCGACCCCGTCTTCACCCCCGGCCTGGCCGGACTCGTCCTCGGCGAGTACCGGCGCCTCGCCGCCGAACCAGCCCCCGCGGCGCCCGCCCCCGGTTCGTCCGCCCCGGAGGCGCCCCGGCTCACCGACCGCGAGACCCAGGTGCTCCGGCTCGTCGCCAAGGGCCTGTCGTACAAGCAGATCGCCGAACGGCTGGTTATTTCCCACCGGACGGTGCAGAACCATGTGCAGAACACCTTGGGCAAGCTCCAGCTGCACAACCGGGTGGAGCTCGTCCGCTACGCCATAGAGCGAGGTCTCGACGACGCCTGA
- the macS gene encoding MacS family sensor histidine kinase, with translation MTDGGGTGRSDGRVRMSVELPLWRALTGYRLVTLCYALVLFVPAYHEYAHPLGAALYMGVLTLWTLVTWNRVSSAERCTRRFLVADLAVALSGILLTGVLDTRFRIEDGAATLPSVWTAGAVLGCAIKGGWRWAAGAATLVALANAVEREGLPRDTLHDVLLVWVASIAIGYVVEVARVSERTLARALRIEAANRERERLARDIHDSVLQVLAMVQRRGAALGGEAAELGRMAGEQEIALRTLVAGGLVPPRRSQGSSGARPADGPAEPPPAPAARAPEGPCDLRALLAPYAGPAVTFAAPGTPVLLESAAAAELAAAVGAALDNVERHAGEDARAWILVEDEPGQVIVSVRDDGPGIPEGRLADAEREGRMGVALSIRGRLRDLGGTAELVSVPGQGTEVELTVPRVQRKSEV, from the coding sequence ATGACGGACGGCGGCGGTACGGGGCGTTCGGACGGCCGGGTACGCATGTCGGTGGAGCTGCCGCTGTGGCGGGCGCTCACCGGATACCGGCTCGTCACCCTCTGCTACGCGCTCGTCCTCTTCGTCCCGGCGTACCACGAGTACGCCCACCCGCTCGGCGCCGCGCTCTACATGGGCGTACTCACCCTGTGGACGCTGGTCACCTGGAACCGCGTCTCCTCCGCCGAACGCTGTACCCGCCGCTTCCTCGTCGCCGACCTCGCCGTCGCGCTGAGCGGCATCCTCCTCACCGGTGTGCTGGACACCCGGTTCCGGATCGAGGACGGTGCCGCCACCCTCCCGTCCGTCTGGACGGCGGGCGCGGTGCTCGGCTGCGCCATCAAGGGCGGCTGGCGGTGGGCGGCCGGCGCCGCCACCCTCGTCGCCCTCGCCAACGCCGTCGAACGCGAGGGACTGCCCCGCGACACCCTCCACGACGTCCTGCTCGTCTGGGTCGCCAGCATCGCCATCGGCTACGTCGTCGAGGTCGCCCGCGTCAGCGAGCGCACCCTCGCCCGCGCGCTGCGGATCGAGGCGGCCAACCGCGAGCGCGAACGGCTCGCCCGGGACATCCACGACAGCGTCCTCCAGGTGCTGGCCATGGTCCAGCGCCGCGGCGCCGCCCTCGGCGGCGAGGCCGCCGAGCTCGGCCGGATGGCCGGCGAGCAGGAGATCGCGCTGCGCACCCTGGTCGCCGGCGGCCTGGTGCCGCCGCGCCGGTCGCAGGGCTCGTCGGGGGCCCGGCCCGCCGACGGCCCGGCCGAGCCGCCGCCCGCCCCCGCCGCCCGCGCCCCCGAAGGCCCCTGCGACCTGCGGGCCCTCCTCGCCCCCTACGCCGGTCCCGCGGTGACCTTCGCCGCGCCCGGCACGCCCGTCCTGCTGGAGTCGGCCGCCGCCGCCGAGCTCGCCGCGGCCGTCGGCGCCGCCCTGGACAACGTCGAACGGCACGCGGGCGAGGACGCCCGGGCCTGGATCCTCGTCGAGGACGAACCCGGCCAGGTGATCGTCAGCGTGCGCGACGACGGGCCCGGCATCCCCGAGGGCCGGCTGGCCGACGCGGAACGGGAGGGGCGCATGGGCGTCGCCCTGTCCATCCGCGGGCGCCTCCGCGACCTCGGGGGCACGGCGGAACTGGTCTCGGTGCCCGGACAGGGCACGGAGGTCGAACTGACGGTCCCACGTGTCCAGCGAAAGAGTGAGGTGTGA
- a CDS encoding lysophospholipid acyltransferase family protein gives MKLSIGGSLKLAFRPWVEGLENVPAEGPAILASNHLSFSDSFFLPAVLPRKITFIAKQEYFTSPGVKGKLTAAFFKGVGQLPVDRSGARGAGEAAIKSGIEVLERGELFGIYPEGTRSPDGRLYRGKPGGLARVALATGAPVIPVAMIDTEKIQPPGKVVPKLMRPGIRIGKPLDFSRYHGMDGDRFILRSVTDEVMYEIMKLSGQEYVDIYATAAKRQIAEAAKKKAEEEKEAEKAAKAAGLDQPGEKRKRRGSE, from the coding sequence ATGAAGCTGTCCATCGGCGGGTCGCTGAAGCTTGCCTTCCGGCCCTGGGTGGAGGGTTTGGAGAACGTGCCCGCCGAGGGGCCCGCGATCCTCGCGAGCAACCACCTGTCGTTCTCGGACTCCTTCTTCCTGCCCGCGGTCCTGCCGCGGAAGATCACGTTCATCGCGAAGCAGGAGTACTTCACCTCCCCCGGGGTCAAGGGGAAGCTGACGGCCGCCTTCTTCAAGGGCGTCGGCCAGCTCCCGGTGGACCGCTCCGGCGCCCGCGGCGCGGGCGAGGCGGCCATCAAGAGCGGCATCGAGGTGCTGGAGCGCGGTGAGCTCTTCGGCATCTACCCCGAGGGCACCCGGTCCCCCGACGGCCGCCTCTACCGGGGCAAGCCGGGCGGCCTGGCCCGGGTGGCGCTGGCCACCGGGGCGCCGGTGATCCCCGTCGCGATGATCGACACCGAGAAGATCCAGCCGCCCGGCAAGGTGGTGCCCAAGCTGATGCGGCCCGGCATCCGGATCGGCAAGCCGCTGGACTTCAGCCGCTACCACGGCATGGACGGCGACCGCTTCATCCTCCGCTCGGTGACCGACGAGGTCATGTACGAGATCATGAAGCTCTCCGGCCAGGAGTACGTGGACATCTACGCGACGGCCGCCAAGCGGCAGATCGCGGAGGCCGCGAAGAAGAAGGCCGAGGAGGAGAAGGAGGCCGAGAAGGCCGCCAAGGCCGCCGGTCTCGACCAGCCGGGGGAGAAGCGGAAGCGGCGCGGGAGCGAGTAG
- a CDS encoding alpha/beta hydrolase, giving the protein MPLLPGAEPFRHDGGEVGVLVCHGFTGSPQSVRPWADHLAERGLTVSLPLLPGHGTRWQDMQITGWQDWYAEVDRELRALRERCAQVFVCGLSMGGALALRLAARHGDAVSGVAVVNPANKVHGLGVKALPLLRHLVPTTAGIASDIAKPGCREVGYDRVPLHAAYSFHRFLQLVDRELPQVTQPLLLMHSPEDHVVPPADSARILARVSSRDVTERLLERSYHVATLDHDAPAVFEDTHAFITRLTRQGNTTEGTAPQGTASRG; this is encoded by the coding sequence GTGCCGCTCCTCCCCGGCGCCGAGCCGTTCCGCCATGACGGCGGAGAGGTCGGCGTGCTCGTCTGCCACGGCTTCACCGGTTCCCCGCAGTCCGTACGGCCCTGGGCCGACCACCTCGCCGAGCGCGGTCTGACCGTCTCGCTCCCCCTGCTGCCGGGGCACGGCACCCGCTGGCAGGACATGCAGATCACCGGCTGGCAGGACTGGTACGCCGAGGTCGACCGCGAACTGCGGGCCCTGCGCGAGCGCTGCGCGCAGGTCTTCGTCTGCGGGCTGTCCATGGGCGGCGCGCTGGCCCTGCGGCTCGCGGCCCGGCACGGTGACGCGGTCTCCGGCGTCGCCGTCGTCAACCCCGCCAACAAGGTGCACGGCCTCGGCGTCAAGGCGCTGCCGCTGCTCCGCCACCTGGTGCCGACCACGGCCGGCATCGCCAGCGACATCGCCAAGCCCGGCTGCCGGGAGGTGGGATACGACCGGGTCCCGCTGCACGCCGCCTACTCCTTCCACCGCTTCCTCCAGCTCGTGGACCGCGAACTGCCCCAGGTGACGCAGCCCTTGCTGCTGATGCACAGCCCGGAGGACCACGTCGTCCCGCCGGCCGACTCCGCCCGCATCCTGGCCCGGGTCTCCTCCCGGGACGTCACGGAGCGGCTCCTGGAGCGCAGTTACCACGTGGCCACCCTGGACCACGACGCCCCCGCGGTGTTCGAGGACACGCACGCGTTCATCACCCGTCTCACCCGGCAGGGGAACACCACGGAGGGCACCGCCCCACAGGGAACGGCCTCCCGTGGCTGA